From one Streptomyces sp. CA-210063 genomic stretch:
- a CDS encoding phage tail tape measure protein: MAGAYNLYVNLLATTGGLSTGLRQGAAQLRAFDGQLDSTNGRLNRVQAAAQNLARTQAAASAQIVASQSRATQAVQRATTAQQNAARAQGIAARTAARAERARVAELATGERAARSQALAQRMADRAATTTGRGAAAAARTAAAAQTAAARATQDHAQAQARAASAQQTAARASNLVATAETRARSAVTLRDEAQSAAGRTAQSAARQTARAEAQLAAARNAQAASLAQNGLLIGAALGVGVAQAIQLERAMANVMTISQQINSDNVSAFTDQIVELSTRLPQTAEQLADGLYQVVSTGFDGSEAMQILEVAARGASAGLTTTETSARALLGVMKAYGLEASQANDVMDVMFQTVNLGVISYEELAQQLGDVVPMAAAAGVEFDDMSAALAAITLSGIPAAEAVTALNMLLTRVMKPTQDLRQAVKDLGYESAASAVEQDGLYVVVNKLNGAAGNTAEGIANMWKDIRATRAALALAAAGGQNYADTYAGIANEVARAEATQKAYAIQTDTVSGQWAIFANQARALGIDIGRALLPALKAIGTVLHTVVGAVNDLPGPMKSALALTLASAAGLLLLRGAYTKVTAQIAAFRAAQAAAATGGATMPAVLAGAGLAVTGLLGVLTLGIAGYAAYTASKQRAKDATEELVKALKEERDEGTTGVGIRELVDQLTEDGALTDLKKVGVTATEAIDAITAGGGKLAALKARLDNDASEFFGKVRAGKEDGDDLMRWSRAKKVLDERHKVWSDAVKKEAELAEQQAIVEARIKQQAKASGGLFDLFRLADVDKTGAAKITDEMKALGDAVGDAVNPSQAFRDAQTAAAEAMSKAGKDADNAKVKLSGYMEELRKQLEAQRAFQGNLSELAVQGYDDLADHFAELGVDSAPMLDELVGQLKDGKTKVADELRAIVTEDAERSTEAYRLGLEKTAQITEQYGKKIGRAWAKASERNDPVAFQEVTEQMAMVDLGDAVEKSVGKANDKFERGLGLLAQVAKRKGQDAATAFQDALLSGDTERAMDSLQAIWGSDVPISAPDLSGVVAAFGKAGKDAHAEWSGALELIRQVAATKGTEAASALTSALLSGDMAAVQQQLDAIGVSVTNIPGSKSVTVTVSATPPAPVLVPLIYQRQATSWDKDANGVPDSIQAPSKQANGSILEFYADGGVREEHIAQIARQGTWRVWAEEAAGPEAYIPLAHNKRTRSRAITEQVVRRLGGKGVEWYADGGLSGWSYSPSTTSELVSVSSIRSDSMRTVKKNGKETEVFDLKLFEKNLDKAVKKAQKWRKDLATVARRAGQDVADALEAMGEDGVELTHKMATGSSKYIAEMTKDLEKLGLVVRATLSDYTTQLQQAIKDQTAFEKNLSKLAAMGYGDLATMLAEQGDEDAEDLAAEAVKSPSKAKKANSQAKAASKALPDEDLPDLVAIISAITSGKVGIHAVAEKTELDEDRIIEVATLGRTRIKDARGSKASRFLSDLDKASKGLAYLNGGILTPGIYATSNGIVRFAEPATGGEAFLPLGADKRTSATAVLKDVAHRFGYTLTPSGVTGPMPLVDARPASAVQVVVVREQPAALVGSMPITVTGGADAKAADRVGTEIMRRLRNAQRGGRL, translated from the coding sequence GCGGGCCCGCGTCGCCGAACTCGCGACGGGGGAGAGGGCGGCGCGGAGCCAGGCCCTCGCCCAGCGGATGGCCGACCGGGCAGCAACCACCACCGGCCGCGGCGCTGCCGCAGCTGCCCGTACGGCCGCTGCCGCCCAGACGGCGGCAGCCCGCGCCACACAAGACCACGCCCAGGCACAGGCCCGCGCCGCGTCCGCTCAGCAGACCGCGGCCCGAGCCAGCAACCTCGTCGCGACTGCCGAGACCCGCGCCCGCTCCGCAGTCACCCTGCGCGATGAGGCGCAGTCCGCGGCTGGCCGAACGGCGCAGTCAGCCGCCCGTCAGACCGCCCGCGCTGAAGCGCAACTTGCGGCGGCCCGCAACGCGCAGGCCGCGTCACTGGCACAGAACGGTCTGCTCATAGGCGCCGCGCTCGGCGTCGGTGTCGCGCAGGCGATCCAGCTGGAGAGAGCCATGGCGAACGTCATGACGATCTCCCAGCAGATCAACTCGGACAACGTCTCCGCGTTCACCGACCAGATCGTGGAGCTGTCCACGCGGCTTCCGCAGACCGCCGAACAGCTTGCCGACGGCCTCTACCAGGTCGTCTCGACCGGCTTCGACGGCTCCGAGGCCATGCAGATTCTCGAAGTCGCGGCACGGGGTGCATCGGCCGGCCTCACCACGACCGAGACGTCTGCGCGGGCTCTGCTGGGCGTGATGAAGGCGTACGGCCTGGAGGCCAGCCAGGCCAACGACGTCATGGACGTGATGTTCCAGACCGTCAACCTCGGCGTCATCAGCTACGAGGAACTCGCGCAGCAGCTCGGTGATGTCGTGCCGATGGCCGCAGCAGCAGGCGTCGAGTTCGACGACATGTCGGCGGCACTCGCGGCCATCACACTGTCCGGCATCCCGGCCGCCGAGGCGGTCACGGCGCTGAACATGCTGCTCACCCGTGTGATGAAGCCGACGCAGGACCTGCGGCAGGCGGTCAAGGACCTCGGCTACGAGTCGGCGGCATCCGCAGTGGAGCAGGACGGCCTGTACGTCGTCGTCAACAAGCTGAACGGCGCGGCCGGGAACACCGCCGAGGGCATCGCCAACATGTGGAAGGACATCCGTGCCACCCGGGCTGCCCTTGCGCTCGCGGCTGCGGGCGGCCAGAACTACGCCGATACGTACGCGGGCATCGCGAACGAGGTGGCGCGAGCCGAGGCCACGCAGAAGGCGTACGCGATCCAGACGGACACCGTGTCCGGCCAGTGGGCGATCTTCGCGAACCAGGCGCGGGCGCTCGGCATCGACATCGGGCGGGCCCTACTGCCCGCGCTGAAAGCGATCGGCACCGTCCTCCACACCGTCGTGGGGGCAGTCAACGACCTCCCTGGACCTATGAAGTCCGCACTGGCGCTCACCCTCGCGTCCGCCGCCGGGCTGCTCCTGCTGCGCGGTGCATACACGAAGGTGACCGCGCAGATCGCCGCGTTCCGCGCAGCTCAGGCAGCCGCAGCCACCGGCGGGGCGACGATGCCCGCAGTACTCGCCGGGGCAGGGCTAGCCGTCACGGGCCTCCTCGGCGTACTCACGCTCGGCATCGCCGGATACGCGGCCTACACGGCGTCCAAGCAGCGAGCGAAGGACGCCACCGAGGAACTCGTGAAGGCCCTGAAAGAGGAGAGAGACGAGGGCACGACCGGCGTTGGGATCCGTGAACTGGTTGACCAGCTCACCGAGGACGGAGCCCTCACGGACCTGAAGAAGGTTGGCGTAACCGCAACGGAGGCCATCGACGCGATCACCGCTGGAGGCGGGAAGTTGGCCGCGCTCAAGGCTCGTCTTGACAATGACGCCTCCGAGTTCTTTGGGAAGGTTCGTGCCGGTAAGGAGGACGGCGACGACCTGATGAGGTGGTCGCGAGCGAAGAAGGTCCTCGACGAGCGGCACAAGGTGTGGTCGGACGCCGTCAAGAAGGAAGCCGAACTCGCCGAACAGCAGGCCATCGTGGAGGCCCGCATCAAGCAGCAGGCCAAGGCGAGCGGCGGCCTGTTCGACCTGTTCAGACTCGCTGACGTCGACAAGACCGGCGCCGCGAAGATCACCGACGAGATGAAGGCGCTCGGGGATGCGGTCGGGGACGCCGTGAACCCGTCGCAGGCATTCCGAGACGCGCAGACCGCCGCTGCTGAGGCGATGAGCAAGGCAGGCAAGGACGCCGACAACGCCAAGGTGAAGCTGTCGGGCTACATGGAGGAGCTGCGCAAACAGCTGGAGGCGCAGCGTGCCTTCCAGGGCAATCTGTCCGAGCTTGCCGTACAGGGATACGACGACCTAGCCGATCATTTCGCTGAGCTCGGCGTGGACTCCGCACCCATGCTGGACGAACTCGTCGGGCAGTTGAAAGACGGCAAGACGAAGGTTGCGGACGAGTTGCGTGCCATCGTCACTGAGGACGCGGAGCGGTCAACTGAGGCTTATCGGCTGGGCCTTGAGAAGACGGCGCAGATCACGGAGCAGTACGGCAAGAAGATCGGCCGCGCCTGGGCGAAGGCCTCCGAGCGCAACGACCCCGTCGCGTTCCAAGAGGTCACGGAGCAGATGGCTATGGTCGACCTCGGCGATGCCGTCGAGAAGTCCGTGGGCAAGGCGAACGACAAGTTCGAACGGGGCCTCGGCCTCCTTGCCCAGGTCGCCAAGCGGAAGGGACAGGACGCCGCCACCGCGTTCCAGGACGCCCTCTTGTCCGGGGACACGGAGCGCGCGATGGACAGCCTCCAGGCCATCTGGGGTTCCGACGTCCCGATCTCTGCCCCCGATCTGTCGGGGGTCGTCGCCGCGTTCGGCAAGGCTGGCAAGGACGCCCACGCCGAATGGTCCGGAGCACTGGAACTGATCCGGCAGGTCGCGGCGACGAAGGGCACCGAAGCCGCGTCCGCTCTCACCAGCGCCCTGCTGTCCGGCGACATGGCGGCCGTACAGCAGCAGTTGGACGCGATCGGCGTCTCGGTGACGAACATCCCCGGGTCCAAGTCCGTCACCGTGACCGTCAGCGCCACGCCACCCGCCCCAGTCCTCGTGCCGCTGATCTACCAGCGGCAGGCCACCTCGTGGGACAAGGACGCCAACGGAGTTCCCGACTCCATTCAGGCGCCGAGCAAACAAGCCAACGGTTCCATCCTGGAGTTCTACGCCGACGGCGGTGTCCGCGAAGAGCACATCGCCCAGATCGCCCGGCAGGGAACCTGGCGTGTCTGGGCGGAGGAAGCCGCGGGCCCCGAGGCGTACATCCCGCTCGCTCACAACAAGCGGACCCGGTCCCGCGCGATCACCGAGCAAGTCGTACGACGCCTCGGCGGCAAGGGCGTCGAGTGGTACGCCGACGGCGGGCTGAGCGGCTGGTCGTACAGCCCGTCCACGACCTCGGAACTGGTGTCGGTCTCCTCGATCCGCTCCGACTCCATGCGCACGGTGAAGAAGAACGGCAAGGAGACCGAGGTCTTCGACCTGAAGCTGTTCGAGAAGAACCTCGACAAGGCGGTGAAGAAGGCCCAGAAGTGGCGTAAGGACCTCGCCACCGTCGCCCGCCGTGCCGGGCAGGACGTGGCCGATGCCCTGGAGGCCATGGGGGAGGACGGAGTCGAACTCACCCACAAGATGGCCACCGGCAGCTCCAAGTACATCGCGGAGATGACGAAGGACCTGGAGAAGCTGGGACTCGTCGTACGGGCCACCCTCTCCGACTACACGACCCAACTCCAGCAGGCCATCAAGGACCAGACCGCCTTCGAGAAGAACCTGTCCAAGCTCGCCGCCATGGGGTACGGCGACCTCGCGACGATGCTCGCCGAGCAGGGCGACGAAGACGCCGAGGACCTGGCCGCCGAGGCCGTCAAGTCACCGAGCAAGGCCAAGAAGGCCAACAGCCAGGCGAAGGCCGCCTCCAAGGCGCTTCCCGACGAGGACCTGCCCGACCTCGTAGCGATCATCTCCGCCATCACCTCCGGCAAAGTCGGCATCCACGCCGTCGCCGAGAAGACCGAGCTGGACGAGGACCGCATCATCGAGGTAGCCACCCTCGGCCGCACCCGTATCAAGGACGCCCGAGGCTCCAAGGCCAGCCGGTTCCTCAGCGACCTGGACAAGGCGTCCAAGGGGCTGGCCTACCTCAACGGCGGCATCCTCACCCCGGGCATCTATGCCACCTCGAACGGGATCGTGCGGTTCGCCGAGCCCGCCACCGGCGGCGAAGCGTTCCTGCCCCTCGGCGCCGACAAGAGGACCTCGGCGACCGCGGTCCTCAAGGACGTCGCCCACCGCTTCGGCTACACCCTCACCCCCAGCGGAGTCACCGGCCCGATGCCGCTCGTGGACGCCCGGCCGGCGAGCGCCGTGCAAGTGGTCGTCGTACGCGAACAGCCCGCCGCGCTGGTCGGCTCCATGCCGATCACCGTCACCGGTGGCGCGGACGCGAAAGCCGCCGACCGCGTCGGCACGGAGATCATGCGGCGTCTGCGGAACGCCCAGCGAGGAGGGCGTCTGTGA